In Perca fluviatilis chromosome 11, GENO_Pfluv_1.0, whole genome shotgun sequence, the following proteins share a genomic window:
- the LOC120567708 gene encoding trace amine-associated receptor 13c-like, producing MERQDGAELCFPQLFNTSCRKLTPPWFEVMLIHIFLYSISLLTLALNLLVIISVSHFRQLHTPTNILLLSLAVSDLLVGLVVMPGEILRRTSCWFLGDFVCFLYNYLSNIIPVSSIGDMVLISVDRYVAICDPLHYTTRITVNTVKLCVCLCWLYSVSYSFLFVKDTLTQPGRYKSCYGECVLVVDYVLGAVDVVLSFIVPVTVILALYLRVFAVAVSQARAMRSHITAVTLQHSVTPKAKKSELKAARTLGVLVVVFLICFCPYYTVSLAGDNWVNASSASYVLFVLYCNSCLNPVIYALFYPWFRKSVKLIITLQILQPGSCETNML from the exons ATGGAGAGACAGGACGGAGCAGAGCTCTGCTTTCCACAACTCTTCAACACCTCCTGCAGGAAGCTGACACCTCCTTGGTTTGAAGTGATGCTCATTCACATTTTTCTCTACtccatctctctgctcactTTAGCTCTCAACCTGCTCGTCATCATCTCAGTCTCCCACTTCAG gcagctccacacacccaccaacatcctcctcctctctctggctgtctcagacCTTCTAGTGGGCCTCGTGGTGATGCCGGGAGAAATCCTCCGAAGaacatcctgctggtttcttggtgactttgtgtgttttctttataattATCTTTCAAACATCATTCCCGTATCGTCAATAGGTGACATGGTGCTCATATCAGTTGACCGTTATGTTGCTATTTGTGACCCTCTGCACTACACCACCAGAATCACTGTGAACACAGTtaaactctgtgtttgtctgtgttggctcTATTCTGTTTCCTACAGCTTTCTCTTTGTGAAGGATACCCTGACTCAACCAGGGAGGTATAAATCCTGCTACGGAGAATGTGTGTTGGTCGTTGACTATGTCTTAGGAGCTGTAGATGTTGTTTTGAGCTTTATTGTTCCAGTTACTGTCATCTTAGCTCTGTATCTGAGAGTATTtgccgtggctgtgtctcaggctcgtgccatgcgctctcacattacagctgtcacactccagcattcagtgactccaaaggcaaagaaatcagagctgaaagcagccaggactcTTGGTGTTCTTGTAGTTGTGTTCCTAATATGTTTCTGCCCATATTACACCGTCTCTCTTGCAGGTGACAACTGGGTCAATGCATCATCTGCATCCTATGTTCTCTTTGTGTTGTATTGtaactcttgtctaaaccctgtgatctatgccttgttttacccctggtttagaaaatCAGTTAAACTCATTATAACTCTTCagatactgcagcctggctcctgtgagaccaacatgctgtag